From Daucus carota subsp. sativus chromosome 6, DH1 v3.0, whole genome shotgun sequence, the proteins below share one genomic window:
- the LOC108224589 gene encoding phosphatidylinositol 4-phosphate 5-kinase 6, whose amino-acid sequence MKAWEATVRKSQAVARKRAKSIFATMTVAHADDTEVNSPVDGGDIEKSFSSGDVYTGQWQNNCPHGQGSFVWADGSLYIGEWVKGQMTGRGKYTWVGGASYEGQFKDGFFDGEGIYSGSSNDIYIGKWNMNVKHGTGTRHYANGDSYDGDWRRGVQEGNGRYAWHFGNQYTGEWKNGEMSGNGTMTWKNGNVYEGCWEAGLPNGSGIFRWEDGSFYEGVWNSDSKEQNGTYHPATEDAEDFDWEPQDVMIELVDCRVCEGESIPIYPSQKMLSWPTGQDGKSFKGRDGKTRSRRKSIDSRLNSGSETSWGSETDLTSEISNRNSVDGKEINEGLGNLQIDDWDESSGIPKNIRIRPPRRQGQTISKGHKNYELMLNLQLGIRHSVGRPAPATSLDLKPTAFDTKEKVWTRFPPEGSKNTPPHQSCDFKWKDYCPLVFRTLRKLFKVDPADYMLSICGNDALRELSSPGKSGSFFYLTNDDKYMIKTIKKAEVKVLKRMLPAYYSHVRACENTLVTTFFGLHCVKLTGSAQRKVRFVIMGNLCCTETPIHRRYDLKGSSLGRITDKPESEIEATTTLKDLDLSFIFRLRNLWFEEFCRQVEKDCDFLEQERIMDYSLLVGIHFPGNPSREGNQESDKVGTSPLSTPGMDRSSSGETPIKLGVHMPARVEQTVRSFETQLIGDPTGECYNVILYFGIIDILQDYDISKKLEHAYKSFQYDATSISAVDPKQYSKRFRDFILQVFVDDN is encoded by the exons ATGAAGGCCTGGGAAGCAACAGTAAGAAAATCACAAGCAGTTGCAAGAAAAAGGGCAAAGAGCATTTTTGCAACAATGACAGTAGCCCATGCAGATGATACTGAAGTGAATAGTCCAGTGGATGGTGGAGATATCGAAAAGTCCTTCTCAAGTGGTGATGTTTATACAGGCCAATGGCAAAACAACTGCCCTCATGGTCAGGGGAGTTTTGTGTGGGCTGATGGGAGTTTGTATATAGGTGAGTGGGTGAAAGGTCAGATGACTGGTAGAGGTAAGTATACTTGGGTTGGGGGAGCCAGTTATGAGGGTCAATTTAAGGATGGTTTTTTCGATGGTGAAGGGATTTATTCGGGTTCTTCAAATGATATTTATATAGGGAAGTGGAATATGAATGTGAAGCATGGTACTGGAACTAGGCATTATGCTAATGGAGATTCTTATGATGGTGATTGGCGTCGTGGAGTGCAAGAAGGGAACGGGAGATATGCTTGGCATTTTGGTAATCAGTACACTGGAGAGTGGAAGAACGGGGAGATGAGTGGCAATGGAACAATGACTTGGAAGAATGGGAATGTGTATGAGGGGTGTTGGGAGGCTGGACTTCCTAATGGGAGTGGGATTTTTCGATGGGAAGATGGGAGTTTTTATGAGGGTGTTTGGAATTCTGATTCCAAGGAACAGAATGGCACTTATCATCCTGCAACTGAAGATGCAGAGGATTTTGATTGGGAACCTCAAGATGTTATGATTGAATTAGTTGACTGTAGAGTATGTGAAGGTGAAAGTATTCCGATATATCCTTCACAAAAGATGTTGAGTTGGCCTACTGGTCAAGATGGCAAGAGTTTTAAGGGAAGGGATGGAAAAACGAGATCAAGGAGAAAGTCGATTGATTCTAGGCTCAACAGTGGTAGCGAGACTAGTTGGGGTTCTGAAACTGACCTTACCTCTGAGATTTCTAACAGAAATTCAGTAGATGGAAAAGAAATAAATGAAGGTTTAGGGAATCTCCAGATTGATGATTGGGATGAGTCCAGCGGGATCCCAAAAAACATCAGGATACGACCTCCAAGGAGACAGGGGCAAACAATAAGTAAAGGGCACAAGAATTATGAGCTTATGCTTAATCTTCAGCTTGGAATAAG GCATTCTGTAGGAAGGCCTGCTCCTGCTACTTCTCTCGACTTAAAGCCTACAGCTTTTGATACCAAGGAAAAAGTATGGACCAGGTTTCCTCCCGAAGGATCAAAGAACACGCCACCTCATCAATCATGTGACTTCAAGTGGAAGGATTACTGCCCATTGGTTTTCAG GACCCTTAGGAAGTTATTTAAGGTGGATCCGGCTGATTACATGCTATCCATATGCGGGAATGATGCTCTCAGGGAGCTCTCATCACCTGGAAAAAGTGGAAGCTTCTTTTACCTGACCAATGATGACAAGTACATGATAAAAACCATTAAGAAGGCTGAAGTTAAA GTTTTGAAGAGGATGCTTCCTGCCTATTACAGTCATGTTCGAGCCTGTGAGAACACTCTAGTGACCACCTTCTTTGGCCTACATTGTGTAAAATTGACAGGGTCTGCTCAAAGAAAA GTTCGATTTGTTATAATGGGAAACTTGTGCTGTACTGAGACACCCATTCACAGGCGTTATGACTTGAAAGGCTCTTCTCTTGGCCGAATCACAGACAAACCTGAATCTGAGATTGAAGCCACGACAACATTGAAGGACCTTGATCTTAGTTTTATCTTCCGATTACGGAACCTGTGGTTCGAAGAGTTCTGCAG ACAAGTGGAAAAGGACTGCGATTTTCTTGAACAGGAGAGAATAATGGATTACAGTCTATTAGTTGGGATTCACTTCCCGGGAAATCCCAGTAGAGAAG GTAATCAAGAAAGTGATAAAGTCGGAACAAGTCCTCTTTCTACGCCTGGCATGGATCGCTCTTCATCGGG GGAGACGCCAATTAAACTAGGCGTACACATGCCTGCCCGGGTCGAGCAAACAGTTAGAAGCTTTGAGACTCAGTTAATAGGAGATCCAACCGGAGAATGTTACAATGTCATACTCTACTTTGGTATAATAGATATACTGCAGGATTACGACATCAGCAAGAAGCTCGAGCATGCATACAAATCATTCCAATACGACGCGACTTCAATCTCAGCAGTCGATCCCAAACAATACTCCAAACGTTTCCGTGATTTCATACTTCAAGTTTTTGTAGATGACAAttag